A stretch of Dyella sp. BiH032 DNA encodes these proteins:
- a CDS encoding carboxymuconolactone decarboxylase family protein: MSRFNLQKHFAAVQPLLTLTKNIESGSLEPALINLVLMRVSQINGCAYCLDMHSKDARAAGETEQRLYVLPGWREAPFYSERERAAFAWAEALTRLAPNDPVPDALYEATSKHFNEKELVDLTLLVTTINTWNRLNLAAHTVAGGYKPGMFG, translated from the coding sequence ATGTCCCGTTTCAATCTCCAGAAGCATTTCGCCGCCGTACAGCCGCTGCTTACGCTCACCAAGAACATCGAGTCCGGCTCCCTGGAACCGGCGTTGATCAATCTTGTGCTGATGCGCGTCTCGCAGATCAATGGCTGCGCCTATTGCCTCGACATGCACAGCAAGGATGCGCGCGCCGCCGGCGAAACCGAACAGCGGCTCTACGTACTGCCGGGCTGGCGCGAGGCACCGTTCTATAGCGAACGCGAACGCGCTGCGTTCGCCTGGGCCGAGGCGCTCACCCGGCTCGCGCCGAACGATCCGGTACCCGACGCTCTGTACGAAGCGACCAGCAAGCACTTCAACGAGAAGGAGCTGGTCGATCTCACTCTGCTAGTGACCACGATCAATACCTGGAACCGCCTGAACCTCGCGGCGCACACCGTGGCCGGCGGCTACAAGCCTGGCATGTTCGGCTGA
- a CDS encoding carboxymuconolactone decarboxylase family protein has translation MRLNYRAYPQAIAPLRELQDYIRQSGLEQPLIELIFMRVSQLNGCAFCLDMHSQDARAAGETEQRLYLLHAWRETSFYSERERAALAWAEAVTRLGDHGVPDDVYAAALAAFGEKGLVDLNMTVVLMNAWNRIAIPYRVAPGSYKPGAH, from the coding sequence ATGCGACTCAATTACCGTGCCTATCCCCAGGCCATCGCGCCGCTGCGCGAACTGCAGGACTACATCCGCCAGAGCGGGCTGGAACAGCCACTCATCGAACTGATCTTCATGCGCGTCTCTCAGCTCAACGGCTGCGCCTTCTGCCTCGACATGCACAGCCAGGACGCACGCGCCGCCGGCGAGACCGAGCAGCGGCTCTACCTGTTGCATGCATGGCGCGAGACGTCCTTCTACAGCGAGCGCGAACGCGCGGCCCTGGCCTGGGCGGAGGCCGTGACGCGGCTGGGCGATCACGGCGTGCCCGATGATGTCTATGCCGCGGCGCTCGCCGCATTCGGTGAGAAAGGGCTGGTGGATCTCAACATGACCGTGGTGCTGATGAACGCCTGGAACCGCATTGCGATTCCATACCGCGTGGCGCCGGGAAGCTATAAGCCCGGGGCGCACTGA
- a CDS encoding isocitrate dehydrogenase: protein MSKTIAVIPGDGIGPEIMKATLRVLDALDCGLSYDFVDAGMVALEKHGDLLPKATLDAIAQHKVALKGPLTTPIGGGFTSINVTLRRHFDLYANVRPAISFPGTKARFENIDIITVRENTEGAYLSEGQTLSEDGEVATSMVRNTRKGSTRIVKYAFEMARKKGRKKVTAVHKANIMKTSSGLFLNVAREIAKEYPDIEFNEMIVDNTCMQLVMKPEQFDVIVTTNLFGDILSDLCAGLVGGLGLAPGDNIGEGAAIFEAVHGSAPDIAGKGIANPCALLLAAADMLDHLGMADKGNKIRTAIRDTLTNDRDAVTPDLGGKGNTDSFGDAIVKRVKAA, encoded by the coding sequence ATGAGCAAGACCATCGCCGTTATTCCGGGTGACGGCATCGGCCCGGAAATCATGAAAGCGACGCTGCGCGTGCTCGACGCACTGGATTGCGGCCTGTCCTACGACTTCGTCGACGCCGGCATGGTGGCGCTCGAAAAGCACGGCGACCTGCTGCCCAAGGCCACGCTCGACGCCATCGCCCAGCACAAGGTGGCCCTGAAGGGCCCGCTGACCACGCCGATCGGCGGCGGCTTCACCTCCATCAACGTCACCCTGCGCCGCCACTTCGACCTGTACGCCAACGTGCGTCCGGCGATCAGCTTCCCGGGCACCAAGGCGCGCTTCGAAAACATCGACATCATCACGGTGCGCGAGAACACCGAAGGCGCCTACCTCTCTGAAGGCCAGACGCTTTCCGAGGACGGCGAAGTCGCCACCTCGATGGTGCGCAACACCCGCAAGGGCAGCACGCGCATCGTGAAGTACGCCTTCGAGATGGCCCGCAAGAAGGGCCGCAAGAAGGTGACCGCGGTGCACAAGGCGAACATCATGAAGACCAGCTCCGGCCTGTTCCTCAATGTCGCCCGCGAGATCGCCAAGGAATATCCGGACATCGAGTTCAACGAGATGATCGTCGACAACACCTGCATGCAGCTGGTGATGAAGCCGGAACAGTTCGACGTGATCGTCACCACCAACCTGTTCGGCGACATCCTGTCGGATCTGTGCGCCGGCCTAGTGGGCGGCCTGGGCCTCGCTCCGGGCGACAACATCGGCGAAGGCGCGGCGATCTTCGAGGCGGTGCACGGCTCGGCGCCGGACATTGCCGGCAAGGGCATCGCCAATCCCTGCGCGCTGCTGCTGGCCGCCGCCGACATGCTCGACCACCTGGGCATGGCCGACAAAGGCAACAAGATCCGTACCGCGATCCGCGACACCCTCACCAACGACCGCGATGCGGTCACGCCGGACCTGGGCGGCAAGGGCAATACCGACAGCTTCGGCGATGCCATCGTCAAGCGCGTCAAGGCGGCCTGA
- a CDS encoding carboxymuconolactone decarboxylase family protein, with translation MSAGNEGKDRVAEFTAFRQRMNERILAEDNQVVRRFFALDTQTYKPGALDVKTKELLGLVASMVLRCDDCISYHVAQCKEAGVTREEFFETFSVGLVVGGSIVIPHLRRAVDFLDQLESGASATGENCASHA, from the coding sequence ATGAGCGCCGGCAACGAGGGCAAGGACCGCGTCGCGGAATTCACCGCGTTCCGCCAGCGCATGAACGAGCGCATCCTGGCCGAAGACAACCAGGTCGTGCGCCGCTTCTTCGCCCTGGACACGCAGACCTACAAGCCGGGCGCGCTGGACGTGAAGACCAAGGAACTGCTGGGCCTGGTCGCGTCGATGGTGCTGCGCTGCGACGACTGCATCAGCTATCACGTGGCCCAATGCAAGGAGGCGGGCGTCACCCGCGAGGAGTTTTTCGAGACCTTCAGCGTGGGCCTGGTCGTGGGCGGTTCCATCGTGATCCCGCACCTGCGGCGGGCGGTCGATTTCCTGGACCAGCTCGAATCGGGCGCTTCCGCCACCGGCGAGAACTGCGCGAGCCACGCCTGA
- the grxC gene encoding glutaredoxin 3 → MPKIEVYSTHYCPYCVSAKNLLKSKGLEWTEVMVDADPSRRDEMLQRSGGRRTVPQIFINDQHVGGFDDLVAADRSGKLAQLLGAAA, encoded by the coding sequence GTGCCCAAGATCGAGGTCTATTCGACCCACTATTGCCCCTACTGCGTGTCCGCCAAGAACCTGTTGAAGTCCAAGGGATTGGAATGGACAGAGGTGATGGTCGACGCCGACCCGTCGCGCCGCGACGAGATGCTCCAGCGCAGCGGCGGCCGCCGCACGGTGCCGCAGATCTTCATCAACGACCAGCATGTGGGCGGCTTCGACGACCTGGTGGCCGCCGACCGCAGCGGCAAGCTGGCCCAGTTGCTGGGAGCTGCCGCATGA
- a CDS encoding M48 family metalloprotease — protein MRMAPRTAPRPLVTALACALMAFGAGAGAQDTSVRLPDLGSSANALVSPQEAQDYGAAMLRQMRALDMVVDDAMLDDYINDLGYRLVAASDKPKDHFSFFIVKEDVINAFAAPGGYIAVNSGLIDITNSESELAGVIAHEIGHITQNHLQRAFEASKKDAPLMALVLLGAIAAGAGAHAGDAASAVLMGGQGLMLQRQINFTRKDEVEADRAGILTLSNAGYDPNAMASFFERMQDTLRAGSGGDRDVPELLQTHPVTLSRISDAKSRAGTLAAQQKQRPTAPTLVKSQWEKSTAPIPYVKDPTQLAPAAGKKDGLETYPLMRERVRVLAGDALQLSTYYASNFSSHPEFDTPANRYGYALALIRSGRGAKAVEQLQPLLKNFPANQIVQLAMADARLQAGQRGEALALYAELNRQSPRNRAIALGYARALTDNGSNADATQAADMLRPMLDNADEPELYRSYARASEKAGDTVRAGEAYADASYLSGRPFDAMEQLKRLLQRQDLDYYARARIQARIADLTPLVMELRKRKVQTEDNPEGRAQQWQRQDGSCGGRLCFSASDR, from the coding sequence ATGCGCATGGCACCACGTACCGCTCCCCGCCCCCTCGTCACCGCCCTCGCCTGTGCCCTGATGGCGTTCGGCGCGGGCGCCGGCGCCCAGGACACCAGCGTCCGCCTGCCCGACCTGGGCAGCTCCGCCAACGCCCTGGTCTCCCCCCAGGAGGCGCAGGATTACGGCGCCGCCATGCTGCGACAGATGCGCGCGCTGGACATGGTGGTGGACGACGCCATGCTGGACGACTACATCAACGACCTCGGCTACCGCCTGGTCGCCGCCAGCGACAAGCCCAAGGACCACTTCTCGTTCTTCATCGTCAAGGAAGACGTGATCAACGCGTTCGCCGCGCCGGGCGGCTATATCGCGGTCAATTCGGGCCTGATCGACATCACCAATAGCGAAAGCGAACTGGCCGGCGTGATCGCCCACGAAATCGGCCACATCACGCAGAACCATCTGCAGCGCGCCTTCGAAGCCTCGAAGAAGGACGCTCCGCTGATGGCGCTGGTGCTGCTCGGCGCGATCGCCGCCGGCGCGGGCGCTCACGCGGGCGACGCGGCGAGCGCGGTGCTGATGGGCGGCCAGGGGCTCATGCTCCAGCGCCAGATCAACTTCACCCGCAAGGACGAGGTCGAAGCCGATCGCGCCGGCATCCTGACGCTGTCCAATGCCGGCTACGACCCCAACGCGATGGCCAGCTTCTTCGAGCGCATGCAGGACACGCTGCGTGCAGGCTCGGGCGGCGATCGCGACGTACCCGAACTCCTGCAGACCCATCCGGTGACGCTTTCGCGCATCAGCGACGCGAAATCGCGCGCCGGAACGCTGGCCGCGCAACAGAAGCAGCGTCCCACCGCACCCACCCTGGTCAAGAGCCAGTGGGAAAAAAGCACGGCGCCGATTCCCTATGTGAAAGACCCGACGCAGCTTGCCCCCGCGGCGGGAAAGAAGGACGGGCTGGAAACCTATCCGCTGATGCGCGAACGCGTCCGCGTGCTGGCCGGCGATGCGCTGCAGCTCAGTACCTACTACGCGTCCAACTTCAGCTCACATCCCGAGTTCGACACGCCCGCCAACCGCTACGGCTACGCCCTCGCCCTCATCCGTAGCGGGCGCGGCGCCAAGGCGGTGGAACAGCTGCAGCCGCTCTTGAAGAACTTCCCCGCCAACCAGATCGTGCAACTGGCCATGGCCGACGCCAGGCTGCAGGCCGGCCAGCGCGGCGAGGCACTGGCGCTCTATGCCGAGCTGAATCGCCAGTCGCCGCGCAACCGCGCGATCGCCCTCGGCTACGCCAGGGCACTGACGGACAACGGCAGTAACGCCGACGCCACCCAGGCGGCGGACATGCTGCGCCCCATGCTGGATAACGCCGACGAGCCCGAGCTCTACCGCAGCTATGCGCGCGCCAGCGAGAAGGCCGGCGATACCGTGCGCGCGGGGGAAGCCTACGCCGACGCCAGCTATCTCTCTGGCCGCCCATTCGACGCCATGGAACAGCTCAAGCGCCTGCTGCAGCGCCAGGATCTGGACTACTACGCCCGCGCACGCATCCAGGCCCGCATCGCCGACCTCACCCCGCTGGTCATGGAGCTGCGCAAGCGCAAGGTACAGACCGAGGACAACCCCGAAGGCCGCGCCCAGCAATGGCAGCGCCAGGACGGCTCCTGCGGCGGCCGCCTCTGTTTCAGCGCCTCGGACCGCTGA
- the phoB gene encoding phosphate regulon transcriptional regulator PhoB: MHKRILIVEDEASIRDMVAFALRKAGMDAVHAADARAAQIAIAEQVPDLILLDWMLPGTSGLELARRLRKEELSREVPIIMLTARGEEMDRVNGLEAGVDDYVVKPFSTRELIARIKAVLRRSQGDDGSGMVELGGLRIDGPAHRVFAGEDSVPIGPTEYRLLYFFMTHPERVYSRAQLLDHVWGGSVYVEERTVDVHIRRLRKTLEPWKLDDMVQTVRGAGYRFSASV; the protein is encoded by the coding sequence GTGCACAAGCGCATTCTTATCGTCGAAGACGAAGCTTCGATCCGCGACATGGTCGCCTTTGCCCTGCGCAAGGCCGGGATGGACGCCGTCCACGCCGCCGACGCCCGGGCCGCCCAGATCGCCATCGCCGAACAGGTACCGGACCTGATCCTGCTGGACTGGATGCTCCCGGGCACCAGCGGCCTGGAACTGGCCCGCCGTCTCCGCAAGGAGGAGCTGAGCAGGGAAGTCCCGATCATCATGCTCACCGCCCGCGGCGAGGAGATGGACCGGGTCAATGGCCTCGAAGCCGGCGTGGATGACTACGTCGTCAAGCCCTTCTCCACCCGCGAGCTGATCGCCCGCATCAAGGCGGTACTGCGCCGCAGCCAGGGCGACGACGGCTCGGGCATGGTGGAGCTGGGCGGCCTGCGCATCGACGGCCCCGCGCACCGCGTGTTCGCGGGCGAGGACTCGGTGCCGATCGGCCCGACCGAATACCGCCTTCTGTATTTCTTCATGACCCACCCTGAGCGCGTCTACTCGCGCGCCCAGCTGCTCGACCATGTGTGGGGCGGCAGCGTGTACGTGGAGGAGCGCACGGTCGACGTGCACATCCGCCGCCTGCGCAAGACGCTGGAGCCATGGAAGCTCGACGACATGGTGCAGACCGTGCGCGGCGCGGGTTACCGCTTCTCGGCGAGCGTCTGA
- the phoR gene encoding phosphate regulon sensor histidine kinase PhoR encodes MPEPFDRSWKLPAALAAGLLAGGLAGWLSGAGTTLGVALVAIAETVLLLTRIRHETRHIMPPHPTISPLQHDRFMTRSRRIASSLRDLRSAAGSLPDAVVLLDNEQHVRWFNHAAEDLLGLRRPHDRGIHLHERLGTTELAGWLQDGAHEPLNDVVAPGHPNRHINVTLLPFGRRQRLLLARDISHLTRLEQIRRDFVANVSHELRTPLTVIHGYLELIDPEDVPELAPVLGEMRAQSKRMGQIVEDLLTLSRLETQEHVTDERVPMTPLLATLRKEAEALSQGRHHITVENTAEADLLGSAKDLHSALSNLVSNAVRYTPTGGSITIRWKRTPEGATYSVSDTGFGIPAAHLARLTERFYRVSSSRSRDSGGTGLGLSIVKHVLNLHQARLDIASEPGQGSTFSCIFGPERLLKPGSPDEI; translated from the coding sequence ATGCCTGAGCCTTTCGACCGCTCCTGGAAACTGCCGGCCGCCCTCGCGGCCGGACTGCTGGCGGGCGGCCTGGCCGGCTGGTTGAGCGGCGCGGGCACGACACTCGGCGTGGCTCTCGTCGCGATCGCCGAAACCGTCTTGCTGCTGACCCGAATCCGTCATGAAACACGGCACATCATGCCGCCGCACCCCACCATCAGCCCCTTGCAGCATGACCGCTTCATGACGCGTTCCCGTCGCATCGCCTCCAGTCTGCGCGACCTGCGCAGCGCCGCCGGCAGCCTGCCGGATGCCGTCGTCCTGTTGGACAACGAGCAACACGTGCGCTGGTTCAACCACGCCGCGGAAGATCTGCTCGGCCTGCGTCGTCCGCACGACCGCGGCATCCACTTGCACGAACGCCTGGGCACCACGGAACTCGCCGGCTGGCTGCAGGATGGCGCACACGAGCCGCTCAACGACGTCGTGGCGCCCGGCCATCCCAATCGCCACATCAACGTCACCCTGCTTCCCTTCGGGCGCAGGCAACGCCTGCTGCTGGCGCGCGACATCAGCCACCTGACCCGGCTGGAGCAGATCCGCCGCGACTTCGTGGCGAACGTGTCGCACGAGCTGCGCACGCCGCTCACCGTGATCCACGGCTACCTCGAGCTGATCGACCCGGAGGACGTGCCGGAACTCGCCCCCGTGCTGGGCGAGATGCGCGCGCAGTCCAAGCGGATGGGCCAGATCGTGGAGGACCTGCTCACGCTGTCGCGCCTGGAGACCCAGGAACATGTTACCGACGAGCGCGTCCCCATGACGCCGCTGCTCGCCACCCTGCGCAAGGAGGCCGAGGCGCTCAGCCAGGGACGCCATCACATCACGGTGGAAAACACGGCCGAGGCCGACCTGCTCGGTTCGGCCAAGGACCTGCACAGCGCGCTGTCCAACCTGGTGAGCAACGCGGTGCGCTATACGCCCACCGGGGGCAGCATCACGATCCGCTGGAAGCGGACGCCCGAAGGCGCCACCTATTCGGTCAGCGATACCGGCTTCGGCATCCCGGCCGCCCACCTGGCCCGCCTGACCGAGCGCTTCTACCGGGTATCCTCCAGCCGCTCGCGCGACAGCGGCGGCACCGGCCTGGGCCTGTCCATCGTCAAGCACGTGCTGAACCTGCACCAGGCGCGCCTGGACATCGCCAGCGAGCCGGGCCAGGGATCGACCTTTTCCTGCATTTTCGGCCCGGAACGCCTGCTCAAGCCCGGCAGCCCGGACGAGATCTGA
- the ppk1 gene encoding polyphosphate kinase 1: MRRKPATPSPEIDPAAPELYLSRELAALEFNFRVLAQARDPEVPVLERLRFLSIVANNLDEFFEVRVAMLKHHHSFGSAAPGPDGIPSAELLARIRKRVLDLVTEQYATWQEELKPALDKEDIHFLTRNRWTDRQRRWLQGYFENEVLPVLSPLGLDPAHPFPRILNKTLNLAVVLKGRDAFGREGHMALVRAPRSLPRIIRLPNEVCGPGDHFVFLAELLQGFVDQMFPGFKVAGSYQFRVTRNSELMVEEAEVENLARALSEELLGRGYAKPVRLEIGADCPKAIASMLIANFGLEESDVYRCDGPVNIIRAGSVYDSLDRPTLKFLRFTPQLPKAFDASKCKFEVLRDRDVLLHHPYESFATVVDLLRQAAQDPAVLAIKQTLYRAGADTPLVDLLVEAARNGKDVTVVIELRARFDEEANIRLATRLQEAGVQVVYGVVGYKTHAKMLLIVRREGDVLRRYVHLSTGNYHQANSRAYTDIGLMTSHPEIGEDLHKVFQQLSGLGPMIQLKRLLHSPFTLYKSVVAKIERETAHAMAGRPARIVAKLNALNEAHVIEALYRASQAGVEIDLIVRGACTLRPGLPGISERIRVRSIVGRFLEHSRVYWFANDGAPEIYCASADWMERNLMRRIEVAFPILDPTLAQRVYDETLANYLADNTQAWLLGSDGRYTRAQPGEDPPHSAQLFLLDKLSPVAPLTGRAPG; the protein is encoded by the coding sequence ATGCGCCGCAAACCCGCCACTCCCTCCCCCGAGATCGACCCCGCCGCTCCCGAGCTGTACCTCAGCCGCGAGCTGGCGGCGCTGGAATTCAACTTCCGCGTGCTGGCCCAGGCGCGCGATCCGGAAGTCCCCGTGCTGGAGCGGCTGCGCTTCCTGAGCATCGTGGCCAACAATCTCGACGAATTTTTCGAGGTACGCGTGGCCATGCTCAAGCATCACCACAGTTTCGGCTCCGCCGCGCCGGGCCCGGACGGCATCCCCTCGGCCGAGCTGCTGGCGCGCATCCGCAAGCGCGTGCTGGACCTGGTCACCGAGCAGTACGCCACGTGGCAGGAAGAACTGAAGCCGGCGCTGGACAAGGAAGACATCCACTTCCTCACCCGCAACCGCTGGACCGACCGGCAGCGCCGCTGGCTGCAGGGCTATTTCGAGAACGAAGTGCTTCCCGTGCTCTCGCCGCTCGGCCTGGACCCGGCGCATCCGTTCCCGCGCATTCTCAACAAGACGCTCAATCTCGCCGTGGTGTTGAAAGGACGCGACGCGTTCGGGCGCGAGGGCCACATGGCACTGGTGCGGGCGCCGCGCTCCCTGCCGCGCATCATCCGCCTGCCCAACGAAGTCTGCGGCCCGGGCGACCATTTCGTGTTCCTGGCCGAGCTGCTGCAGGGCTTCGTCGACCAGATGTTTCCCGGCTTCAAGGTGGCCGGCTCGTACCAGTTCCGCGTCACCCGCAACAGCGAGCTGATGGTGGAAGAAGCCGAGGTCGAGAACCTCGCCCGCGCGCTCAGCGAGGAACTGCTCGGCCGCGGCTACGCCAAGCCGGTGCGGCTGGAGATCGGCGCGGACTGCCCCAAGGCGATCGCCTCCATGCTGATCGCCAACTTCGGGTTGGAAGAGAGCGACGTCTACCGTTGCGACGGCCCAGTGAACATCATTCGCGCCGGCAGCGTGTACGACAGCCTGGACCGGCCGACGCTGAAGTTCCTCCGCTTCACGCCACAGCTGCCCAAGGCCTTCGATGCCAGCAAGTGCAAGTTCGAAGTGCTGCGCGACCGCGACGTGCTGCTGCACCACCCGTACGAGTCCTTCGCCACCGTGGTGGACCTGCTGCGCCAGGCGGCGCAGGACCCGGCCGTACTCGCCATCAAGCAGACCCTGTACCGCGCCGGCGCCGATACGCCGCTGGTGGATCTGCTGGTGGAGGCCGCGCGCAACGGCAAGGACGTCACCGTCGTGATCGAACTGCGCGCGCGCTTCGACGAGGAGGCGAACATCCGCCTCGCCACGCGCCTGCAGGAAGCCGGCGTGCAGGTGGTCTATGGCGTGGTGGGCTACAAGACGCACGCCAAGATGCTGCTGATCGTGCGCCGCGAAGGCGACGTGCTGCGGCGCTACGTGCACCTGTCCACCGGCAACTACCACCAGGCCAACAGCCGCGCGTACACCGACATCGGCCTGATGACCTCGCACCCGGAAATCGGCGAGGACCTGCACAAGGTCTTCCAGCAGCTTTCCGGCCTGGGCCCGATGATCCAGCTCAAGCGCCTGCTGCACTCGCCCTTCACGCTGTACAAGAGCGTGGTGGCGAAGATCGAGCGCGAAACCGCCCACGCGATGGCGGGCCGGCCCGCGCGCATCGTGGCCAAGCTCAACGCACTTAACGAGGCCCACGTGATCGAGGCGCTGTACCGTGCCTCGCAGGCGGGCGTCGAGATCGACCTGATCGTGCGCGGCGCCTGCACGCTGCGCCCCGGCTTGCCGGGCATCTCCGAGCGCATCCGGGTGCGTTCGATCGTGGGCCGCTTCCTCGAGCACAGCCGGGTGTACTGGTTCGCCAACGACGGCGCGCCGGAGATCTATTGCGCGAGCGCCGACTGGATGGAACGCAATCTCATGCGCCGCATCGAAGTGGCCTTCCCCATCCTCGATCCGACGCTGGCCCAGCGCGTCTACGACGAAACCCTCGCCAACTACCTGGCGGACAACACCCAGGCCTGGCTACTCGGCAGCGACGGGCGCTACACGCGCGCGCAACCGGGCGAAGATCCGCCCCACAGCGCCCAGCTGTTCCTGCTGGACAAGCTCAGCCCGGTCGCCCCTTTGACGGGCCGCGCGCCCGGCTGA
- a CDS encoding Ppx/GppA phosphatase family protein, giving the protein MIQGEQTPIKDGELIAAIDMGSNSFHMVVARVEHGEPRVIDRLRDTVRMAAGLRTDGTLDAEHRARALNCLARFGQRIAGLPSARVRAVATNTVRRLASPQAFLTAAEAALGHPVEIVSGREEGRLIFLGASHDLPASRENRLIIDVGGGSTEFIIGRGLAPMHTESVQAGCIASTMRFFPGGKLNRKRWQRANGELGVLLQQFAEDYREAGWVDAFGSSGTAKAIGAVVQAMKFSDDGITPASLASLRDALLAQGQISAIKLPGLSDDRAPVIAGGVVIFEAAFEALGIQRMRVCESSMREGLLWDLLGRAGGTDPRTASIDALAARYGVDRAQARRVESTALMLFDQVAKSWKLDGEAREWLSWVARVHEIGLAIAHSQHHHHGAYILRHADLAGFSRQEQQLLAVVVEAHRRKPDKALFSALPQRYRALARQITALLRLAVLFRRARRPESLPQMRLAATSQRLRLALPAAWLEQHPLTEADLEQELSPMAELGLALELTTI; this is encoded by the coding sequence ATGATTCAAGGCGAACAGACCCCGATCAAGGATGGCGAGCTCATAGCGGCCATCGATATGGGTTCCAACAGCTTTCACATGGTGGTGGCCCGGGTCGAGCACGGGGAGCCGCGGGTGATCGACCGCCTGCGCGACACCGTGCGCATGGCCGCCGGCCTGCGCACCGACGGTACGCTCGATGCCGAGCACCGCGCCCGTGCGCTCAACTGCCTGGCCCGCTTCGGCCAGCGCATCGCCGGCCTGCCTTCGGCGCGTGTACGCGCCGTGGCGACCAATACCGTGCGCCGGCTGGCCTCGCCGCAGGCCTTCCTCACCGCCGCCGAAGCCGCGCTCGGGCACCCGGTGGAAATCGTGTCCGGCCGTGAAGAAGGACGCCTGATCTTCCTGGGCGCCTCCCACGACCTGCCCGCCTCGCGCGAGAACCGCCTGATCATCGACGTCGGCGGCGGCAGCACCGAATTCATCATCGGCCGCGGCCTCGCCCCGATGCACACCGAGAGTGTGCAGGCCGGCTGCATCGCCTCCACCATGCGTTTCTTTCCCGGCGGCAAGCTCAACCGCAAGCGCTGGCAGCGCGCCAACGGCGAGCTGGGCGTGCTGCTCCAGCAGTTCGCCGAGGATTACCGCGAAGCCGGCTGGGTGGACGCTTTCGGCTCGTCCGGCACGGCCAAGGCCATCGGTGCCGTGGTGCAGGCGATGAAGTTCTCCGACGACGGCATCACGCCCGCCTCGCTGGCGTCGCTGCGCGACGCCCTGCTCGCGCAAGGCCAGATCAGCGCGATCAAGCTGCCCGGGCTGTCCGACGACCGCGCGCCGGTGATCGCCGGCGGCGTGGTGATTTTCGAGGCAGCGTTCGAAGCCCTGGGCATCCAGCGCATGCGCGTCTGCGAGAGCTCGATGCGCGAAGGCCTGCTGTGGGACCTGCTCGGCCGCGCCGGCGGCACCGACCCGCGCACCGCCAGCATCGATGCCCTGGCGGCACGCTATGGCGTGGACCGCGCCCAGGCCCGCCGCGTGGAATCCACCGCGCTGATGCTGTTCGACCAGGTCGCCAAGTCGTGGAAACTCGACGGCGAGGCACGCGAGTGGCTCTCGTGGGTGGCACGCGTGCACGAGATCGGCCTGGCCATCGCCCACAGCCAGCATCACCACCACGGCGCGTACATCCTGCGCCACGCGGACCTGGCCGGCTTCTCGCGCCAGGAACAGCAACTGCTCGCCGTCGTCGTGGAAGCGCATCGCCGCAAGCCGGACAAGGCGCTGTTCTCCGCCCTGCCCCAGCGCTATCGCGCGCTGGCCCGGCAGATCACCGCGCTGCTGCGCCTCGCCGTGCTGTTCCGCCGCGCGCGCCGTCCCGAATCCCTGCCGCAGATGCGCCTGGCCGCCACCAGCCAGCGCCTGCGCCTGGCTTTGCCGGCCGCCTGGCTCGAGCAGCACCCGCTGACGGAAGCGGACCTCGAGCAGGAACTCTCGCCCATGGCGGAACTGGGCCTCGCGCTCGAGCTGACCACGATCTGA
- a CDS encoding peptidylprolyl isomerase has protein sequence MQRLLCLLALLILPLAAAAQAAKPAATATPAGQPHPDVVMHTSMGDITIELFPDKAPKSVANFLQYVREGFYNGTVMHRAIAGYMVQGGLYTRDLQPKRTRSAVASEADNGLSNLRGTIAVARGADLNSGTSQFFFNLVDNRRLDYVSNQNGMTWGFTVFGKVVKGMDVVDKIAALPTRALGPFANDVPNPLVVVDTAYVLGETPPASASSTPAPQAAAPAAPAKPAPKKNVKG, from the coding sequence ATGCAACGACTCCTGTGCCTCCTCGCCCTGCTGATCCTGCCGCTCGCCGCCGCCGCCCAGGCGGCCAAACCGGCCGCGACGGCCACGCCGGCCGGCCAGCCGCATCCCGACGTGGTGATGCACACCTCGATGGGTGACATCACCATCGAACTGTTTCCTGACAAGGCGCCCAAGAGCGTCGCGAACTTCCTTCAGTACGTGCGCGAAGGCTTCTACAACGGCACGGTCATGCATCGCGCGATCGCCGGTTACATGGTGCAGGGCGGCCTCTATACCCGCGACTTGCAGCCCAAGCGCACGCGTTCCGCGGTCGCCAGCGAGGCCGACAACGGTTTGTCCAATCTGCGTGGCACCATCGCGGTGGCTCGCGGTGCCGACCTCAACTCGGGCACCTCGCAGTTCTTCTTCAATCTCGTGGACAACCGCCGGCTCGACTACGTCAGCAACCAGAACGGCATGACCTGGGGCTTCACGGTGTTCGGCAAGGTGGTCAAGGGCATGGACGTGGTCGACAAGATCGCCGCCCTGCCGACGCGCGCGCTGGGGCCGTTCGCCAACGACGTTCCCAACCCGCTGGTGGTCGTCGACACCGCCTATGTGCTGGGCGAGACCCCGCCTGCCAGCGCGTCCTCCACGCCGGCACCGCAGGCCGCCGCGCCCGCCGCCCCGGCCAAGCCGGCCCCGAAGAAGAACGTCAAGGGCTGA